DNA sequence from the Anser cygnoides isolate HZ-2024a breed goose chromosome 7, Taihu_goose_T2T_genome, whole genome shotgun sequence genome:
GCTGAGGGGTGGGGaaggcccggcccggcccggtccGGCCCGGCCGCACCGGCTGCGGAACCCCCCCGGAGCCGCTCCCCGGTACCTTGCGCCGCCGCCGGCCGTTGCCCGTGGCCGCCTCGCTCTCCATGGGGCTCTCGGAGCCCGCctcagccccgctgccggcGCACAGCCGGGTGGCCTCGGGCATCGCCGCTCTGCTCCGCGCctcgccgccgctccccgccgccgccgtgaCAGGAACGCGCCCCGCCCCGGAAGCCGCCCGCCGTCCCGGCCGGCGGCAGCCAACCGCctgccgccccgccccgcggacTACAACTCCCGGCGTGCCTCGGGACAGCTCCCGACAGCCCCAGCCAATGACCGTGCGCCGCACCTCGATCGTGAGGCGGCCGCCATTTTGGGAGTGCTCCTGCCCTACCCAGCTCCGCCGCGGGGGGGGAGGGATtgtgtgagaggaaaaaattaaaaaaaaaaaaaaaaaaaaaaaaaggcagggctCCCGCCGGACGAGGGGTTTGTGCTCCACCTCGCAGCCAGGGATATTTCCTCAAAATGAGTCTCCTGTGGGTCAAGGTCGATAAAAGACCGTGCAGGCTGAAAGCAGCGCAGCCTGCCTTTAGCTACAGGAAGAAAGCAGGAATAAGAAATCAGAAGGAGTCTCAAAGACTTAAGTCCTGTGTACCACATAAAACCACGCACAAGCAAGCCTAGGAGGACTGCCGTGATTTATCCCCAAAACAGTGAGAAAGCTTCAGGATTCAAGCAGTGTTTGTGGTAACAAGGTGCGTGCCCAGCTAGTTTCTTTGCGTTGTTTGCTGACAGGAGATGGAGCCTAAAGCCTGCCACTGTTTCTGGTTGTccacaaaaaaagaattacagcATCAAACAGTCCTGCATGAGTGGTACTGTCCCGCTAGAGCAACACATACCCTTTCCAGATTAACAACGGGATCTGAGTGAAGTATATCAGTCGTCACTTTTATTAGACATAGGGATGCAAAAACTAAAGATGAGAGCAACAGAAATGTTCATTAGATCTCCACACTTCTAACAAACAGCTCTGATTTAGAGGCAGCCTCTCACTGTGACCAGTCATAGTTACAGTATGGTTGTAttgttacaaagaaaaaagtctaCATAGCTCATTAAAAACCTAATCAAACATTCATGACCACAGTTAGCTGAAGCAAGGAATTTTTTGGTGATTGTCCTCCCACTCTGTCCTCCTTTTAGCATTATTATTCTTTTAGGATCTGGCAGGAAGCTTCATCTTCTTTTCAGTCCATCTAAAACAACAGAATTATTAGATGTCAGACCTCATACTCTAAAAATAACCTGAATTGGCTTAGCTTCTGGTACCTCAGATGGCACCAATACAATCAGAATGACCCTTTAAATACTTTTTGCTAAAGAACAACCAAGAGGCTTCAAGTGTCCATGTccaaataacattaaaattctGCTTGAGAGAGTGCACAGCCAAAAAGCTGCttaagaggggagaaaaaaaaaacaaaacaacactttAGAagaatttccttaaaaatgGTAGTATGTGATTTGTTCCTTTGTGTACAAGTTTCTCAAGGTGACAATACATGTCTAATGAGAACTTGAGTGGTTTAATTGTACTTAAATACCAGTCATTTAAGGTCTTAAGAACATATGATGCTATTAAAAattgatatgattttttttcctcacagcatTTTATCTTACATTCCTGTCACTTTAGTCAACAGTTTTGTAAGTCTTACCCACATGCAACTATGTGAAATATTGTTTCATACTGGTTCGTTTTGTTTACAAATTTTCAAAAATCCACCTGAAAAAGTTACCTAGTTACAAGCAACACCTACCCTATGAAGGGAAGAGAAACCTCTAGGTCAGGTGGTGGACACATTCTCCAGTCTGTTGTGAGCAATTTTGATGATATTTTGTACTTTAAATTATGATTGAACACCTtcataaaacactttttattcttCATCTACAACTGGGAAAACTCTGGCAATATTGGTAACATTATACGGTATGATCAATAGAAGCTGAGTGTTATTGTTAACAGGACCATATTGAGTTTATCCATCACCATGTTGCTTAACATTTCTGCACTTGTCTACATCTCCCTGTGTAAAGTAGAGCTCATAATATGTTCTTGTCtcatgaaagcaaaatataaacagCAGCATTTGTATAGCAGACTTAGGGAGAAAGTTCACATAAAAAGACATGGTAGAACTAtgcattttaagtatttctggGTCATAACActtatgtttttaaagataataaCAATTTTATTGTTGGGGAGAGGGATCTATGGTGTACAGCAACCGGTCTACCTAAATCCAATTGTTAATTTGAAGataaaacaactaaaataaCACAGCCGCATGTGTTTTCTTACCTTGGGGAGTCAATTCCACTGTCTCCTGTTATGCTGTGGTTTTCTGTCCCCTCTGTGTGATTCTGTCCTGATAGCACAGTACATGCATTCTTAAAAAACAGACCTTTCTTTACCAGAgggtttcttgtttctttggtttgtgGGCCCAAAGCACGGCACAACACTACTTCTCCTGTCTCACAGGGGGAGTTCAGCAAAGAGTCATCCTCATTGGTGCTGCAGAAATCGGCTACAGCTGAAGCATTCACATGTTCAGTAAGGCCagtttcatcttcctttctgtAAACTGTCGGAAGAACCTGACTGCACAAACAACTTTCTACTATAAAATCTGGGTTTTGATGCTTTTTTGAGCCATCAATTGATTCTGCAAAACCAGCACATCCCTTATATCCGTGGTCTCCAGAACCATGTTTATTTACAGATGCATTGTATTGTGTTGAACAAATATTAACCTTGGAGTTTTTTAGAGCTGTCCCCATCTTTTGCACAGCTTTATTCCAGTCCCTTGTACCTGAAGATGCACAGCCAGGAACCAAGTGACATGGTTCATTGCATTCAGAATTGTCACCCAGATGCAACGAACTACCAGTGTCACAAGGATGCGCTTTCTGGTACGGAAGATGGCCTTTATCAGTAAATCCTTCACTTTCCACCTTCATTGATCCAGGATGGCTGTCACagacatatttaaatataaggTCATTCTTTTTATCAGTCTTCTGTCTGTGTTTCATACCAAATTCTTTTACCTGGCTAACATTGGTTGTATAATGTGAAAGACTGACATTCCGAAACTTATTTGCTGTTTGATCTAATAACTCGCATACAGCGTCAGCTTTGTACCTGCAATGGCTGCCTTTCGGATGTAACGaatgttttgctgcttctttgcaCGTACCGTTATCCCCAGCAGAGGAGTGGGGGGATTTTTGAATATCCCCATGATTCCTTTCGACTGTTCCTCTGTGGACGTTGTCTTTAGAAATAACACTCTCCACAAAGTATTTACTTTTATCATCTATCCGCAAAGTACTGCCTTGTGGATAACTACAGTTTTCACTTAAACTGTCCTTCTTTAGTTGGAGAGAGGACCTATTAGCTTGAAGAAATTTGCTTTGCTTAACATTGTCAGCCTGCATTTCAGCAACTGGTTGTTCAGCTTCATATTCAAAGGCTTTTGAGGAGTCCAAGAAACGTGGCCTTTGCGAACCCCTCTCCTGCTTTTGAGTCCTGGGCTTCAGCTGACTGTTAACACGACCTCTGTACCCTTTGGAATAAACGTTGTGTCTCCATGAGAGACCCTGAAAAGGGTTCTTGATCTGTTTTTTATATATGACGTGGGATTCCACTGCTACATCCAGTGGCTGGTGGGTCACGGTAGACAGCGAAATGTTCTCGTCCAGTTTCTGGTTTGGGGATGTTAGCTCAGGCATGTGAGATTTCCTATTGCTTCTGCTAATTTGCTTCTCTTTGTCTGATTTGgttttcctgctgtgttttgctgttctaATTTGTGTCTTTGGAACACGCTCCTTTGAAAGATGCTTTTGCCTGAGGATTAACGCTTCAGCAGAGATACCTTCACTAatacttttcttcctctcctcaaACTTTTGCATTAATTTTGTGTGCTTAATCAAATTATCAACCGTGAGAGTAGGGTTAATACGCTTGATGATTTCATGTTCAATATCACGTGGCATATTATCTAAGTTGTCTTCATCTCGGACTGGCCATTCCTTGGGAGGAAACTGGGctgaaaaagtagaaaactccttcttctctttctcttttttggaAGTACTTCTCCAGAAAAGGCCAAGGCCaaattttttgcatttcagtttctctttgaCTGATGTCAGGGATTTGATGGTGTCCCAGGAGTGGTTTTCAGCAGATGCAGAGATCACTTGAGTTTCAATTGAAGGCTTCAACTCACTGCGGCCTTTCTTACCTCCCCTGTTAGCTTCAAGGTTCATTAGTTGCTGGTATCTTTGGTCACTGAGCATATTCTGGTCAGAGAAACAATGGCAGGATCTGTAAAAGGATACTGTAGGAATGTTTTCTTTCGCTGGGTCTGCACAGCTCTCAGCATTTACAAGGTAACTGATGGAAGACAAGGAGCAGCAACTGTCCTCCAGCAGGACTCTTTTATTGTCTTCTGGGGCATCATTTGCAATGAAGTAGGTGTTAGGGGTGACGATGAAGTATCCGTTTTCTGTATGatagattttcctttctttaattaGAGCACCAAGGATATTGTATAAGATTTTGTGGGAGGGAACTGCAATGCctacaacaaaaatacagatatttcaaatcaaaaataagttttcaaaCGAAATGGGAAAAGGTTGAAGAATAACTTGCATGTAACAGACCTGG
Encoded proteins:
- the STOX1 gene encoding storkhead-box protein 1 isoform X1: MYAQTSGDVLPVLMNPCSLPQSLPLAEEICCAISDMNADQMMVTQKTLVEQLVKSYPGIAVPSHKILYNILGALIKERKIYHTENGYFIVTPNTYFIANDAPEDNKRVLLEDSCCSLSSISYLVNAESCADPAKENIPTVSFYRSCHCFSDQNMLSDQRYQQLMNLEANRGGKKGRSELKPSIETQVISASAENHSWDTIKSLTSVKEKLKCKKFGLGLFWRSTSKKEKEKKEFSTFSAQFPPKEWPVRDEDNLDNMPRDIEHEIIKRINPTLTVDNLIKHTKLMQKFEERKKSISEGISAEALILRQKHLSKERVPKTQIRTAKHSRKTKSDKEKQISRSNRKSHMPELTSPNQKLDENISLSTVTHQPLDVAVESHVIYKKQIKNPFQGLSWRHNVYSKGYRGRVNSQLKPRTQKQERGSQRPRFLDSSKAFEYEAEQPVAEMQADNVKQSKFLQANRSSLQLKKDSLSENCSYPQGSTLRIDDKSKYFVESVISKDNVHRGTVERNHGDIQKSPHSSAGDNGTCKEAAKHSLHPKGSHCRYKADAVCELLDQTANKFRNVSLSHYTTNVSQVKEFGMKHRQKTDKKNDLIFKYVCDSHPGSMKVESEGFTDKGHLPYQKAHPCDTGSSLHLGDNSECNEPCHLVPGCASSGTRDWNKAVQKMGTALKNSKVNICSTQYNASVNKHGSGDHGYKGCAGFAESIDGSKKHQNPDFIVESCLCSQVLPTVYRKEDETGLTEHVNASAVADFCSTNEDDSLLNSPCETGEVVLCRALGPQTKETRNPLVKKGLFFKNACTVLSGQNHTEGTENHSITGDSGIDSPRWTEKKMKLPARS
- the STOX1 gene encoding storkhead-box protein 1 isoform X2 encodes the protein MNPCSLPQSLPLAEEICCAISDMNADQMMVTQKTLVEQLVKSYPGIAVPSHKILYNILGALIKERKIYHTENGYFIVTPNTYFIANDAPEDNKRVLLEDSCCSLSSISYLVNAESCADPAKENIPTVSFYRSCHCFSDQNMLSDQRYQQLMNLEANRGGKKGRSELKPSIETQVISASAENHSWDTIKSLTSVKEKLKCKKFGLGLFWRSTSKKEKEKKEFSTFSAQFPPKEWPVRDEDNLDNMPRDIEHEIIKRINPTLTVDNLIKHTKLMQKFEERKKSISEGISAEALILRQKHLSKERVPKTQIRTAKHSRKTKSDKEKQISRSNRKSHMPELTSPNQKLDENISLSTVTHQPLDVAVESHVIYKKQIKNPFQGLSWRHNVYSKGYRGRVNSQLKPRTQKQERGSQRPRFLDSSKAFEYEAEQPVAEMQADNVKQSKFLQANRSSLQLKKDSLSENCSYPQGSTLRIDDKSKYFVESVISKDNVHRGTVERNHGDIQKSPHSSAGDNGTCKEAAKHSLHPKGSHCRYKADAVCELLDQTANKFRNVSLSHYTTNVSQVKEFGMKHRQKTDKKNDLIFKYVCDSHPGSMKVESEGFTDKGHLPYQKAHPCDTGSSLHLGDNSECNEPCHLVPGCASSGTRDWNKAVQKMGTALKNSKVNICSTQYNASVNKHGSGDHGYKGCAGFAESIDGSKKHQNPDFIVESCLCSQVLPTVYRKEDETGLTEHVNASAVADFCSTNEDDSLLNSPCETGEVVLCRALGPQTKETRNPLVKKGLFFKNACTVLSGQNHTEGTENHSITGDSGIDSPRWTEKKMKLPARS